The following coding sequences lie in one Flagellimonas eckloniae genomic window:
- a CDS encoding DUF1697 domain-containing protein: MKTYIALLRGINVSGQKKIKMTDLKLTLEKKDLKNVRTYIQSGNIVFDSEMSEINLLQDLVHSAIMEDFGFDVPTLITEGRKLEKILEENPFKNEVEENRLYFVLLKEVPSQNPVEEFNTLSFVNEDFQISESCVYLCCKKGYGNAKLNNNLIERKLKVQATTRNLKTMQKLTEMVKG; this comes from the coding sequence ATGAAAACATATATAGCACTTCTAAGGGGGATTAATGTAAGTGGGCAGAAGAAAATCAAAATGACCGATCTAAAACTAACCTTGGAAAAAAAGGATTTGAAGAATGTAAGAACCTATATTCAAAGCGGTAATATTGTTTTTGACAGTGAAATGTCCGAGATTAATTTGCTTCAAGATTTGGTGCATAGTGCTATTATGGAAGATTTTGGTTTTGATGTTCCTACCTTGATTACTGAAGGAAGAAAACTAGAGAAGATTCTAGAAGAAAATCCCTTTAAGAATGAAGTGGAAGAGAATCGATTATATTTTGTGTTGCTTAAGGAAGTTCCGTCCCAAAATCCGGTAGAAGAATTCAATACATTGAGTTTTGTAAATGAGGATTTTCAAATTTCGGAATCCTGTGTATATCTATGCTGCAAAAAGGGGTATGGCAATGCCAAATTGAACAATAATCTTATTGAAAGAAAATTAAAAGTTCAGGCTACGACCCGAAACTTAAAAACGATGCAAAAATTGACCGAAATGGTCAAGGGCTAA
- a CDS encoding MIP/aquaporin family protein translates to MTPFIAEIVGTFLLILLGCGVNANVSLKQTYGNGSGWIVITTGWAFAVYTGVVVAGPYSGAHMNPAVTIGLALAGEFSIYDVPNYIMAQFIGAMLGAFFVWLMNKDHFDVTEDGNTKRGVFCNAPAIPNTFLNILTEVMGTFVLVFAVLYFTDAVATSDNSIIGLGSLGALPVAIIVWGIGLSLGGTTGYAINPARDLGPRIIHALVPIKNKGSNGWGYSWIPVFGPILGASLAAGIAMLLQ, encoded by the coding sequence ATGACTCCATTTATTGCAGAAATCGTTGGAACATTTCTATTGATTTTGTTGGGATGTGGTGTCAACGCCAATGTTTCATTAAAACAAACATATGGAAATGGTTCCGGATGGATAGTGATTACCACGGGTTGGGCCTTTGCTGTATACACAGGAGTAGTAGTCGCTGGGCCATATAGTGGCGCACACATGAATCCAGCTGTAACCATTGGACTTGCCTTGGCCGGTGAATTTTCAATTTATGATGTGCCCAATTATATTATGGCTCAATTTATTGGAGCTATGCTGGGAGCTTTCTTTGTGTGGTTAATGAACAAAGATCATTTTGATGTTACCGAAGATGGTAATACTAAAAGAGGGGTTTTTTGCAATGCCCCAGCAATTCCAAATACTTTTTTAAATATTTTAACTGAGGTCATGGGGACTTTTGTTTTGGTATTTGCTGTGCTTTATTTTACGGATGCCGTAGCAACCAGTGATAACAGCATTATAGGTTTAGGTTCTTTAGGAGCTTTGCCCGTTGCTATAATTGTTTGGGGAATTGGTTTGTCTTTGGGAGGCACTACTGGTTACGCCATTAATCCCGCCAGGGATCTTGGCCCAAGAATTATACATGCTTTGGTTCCAATTAAAAATAAAGGCTCCAACGGATGGGGATATTCATGGATTCCAGTTTTTGGTCCCATTTTGGGAGCATCGCTTGCGGCAGGAATTGCTATGTTGCTTCAATAA
- the glpK gene encoding glycerol kinase GlpK produces MNQYILALDQGTTSSRAVIFDKAGSIISVAQKEFTQIFPKPGWVEHDANEIWATQAGMAAEAVSKKGLKGEQIAAIGITNQRETIVVWDKNTGEPIYNAIVWQDKRTADYCDELKSQGKSDMIRQKTGLVIDSYFSGTKVKWILDNVEGARERAEAGDLVLGTIDTWLIWKMTEAELHITDVTNASRSLMFNINTMEWDDELLELLTIPKSMLPEVKQSSEVYGHTSPNFFAAKIPISGIAGDQQAALFGQMCTKQGMVKNTYGTGCFMLMNIGDKPIVSKNNLLTTVAWKINGKTTYALEGSIFIAGAVVQWLRDSLKIIKTSSEVEQLASSVDSSEGVYFVPAFAGLGAPHWNQHAQGTIFGLTRGSTDAHIARAALESIAYQTMDILKAMEADSGISIKELRVDGGATVNNMLMQFQSDVLNTVTIRPKIIETTVMGAAYLAGLAVGYWESPEEIQDIWQTDVHFSPSTDREPIETGIKGWYRAIDALEQWTKNN; encoded by the coding sequence ATGAATCAATATATCCTTGCCTTGGATCAAGGCACAACCAGTTCGCGAGCTGTGATTTTCGATAAAGCTGGCAGTATTATATCCGTAGCACAAAAAGAATTCACCCAAATTTTTCCAAAACCAGGATGGGTAGAACATGATGCCAATGAAATTTGGGCTACCCAAGCTGGAATGGCCGCCGAAGCTGTTAGTAAAAAAGGTTTAAAAGGGGAACAAATAGCAGCCATTGGAATTACCAATCAACGGGAGACCATTGTTGTTTGGGACAAAAATACTGGGGAACCTATATATAATGCCATTGTTTGGCAAGATAAACGCACTGCCGACTATTGCGATGAATTGAAAAGTCAAGGAAAATCGGATATGATTCGTCAAAAGACAGGTTTGGTCATTGATTCCTATTTTTCAGGCACCAAAGTCAAATGGATTTTGGACAATGTGGAAGGCGCTCGTGAAAGGGCAGAAGCTGGCGATTTGGTTCTGGGAACAATTGACACCTGGCTTATCTGGAAAATGACCGAAGCCGAGTTGCACATTACCGATGTTACCAATGCATCTCGTTCTTTAATGTTCAACATCAACACAATGGAATGGGATGATGAGCTTCTTGAACTTTTGACCATTCCTAAAAGCATGCTGCCAGAGGTAAAACAATCTAGTGAGGTTTATGGCCATACAAGCCCTAATTTTTTCGCCGCCAAAATTCCAATTTCAGGGATTGCCGGGGACCAACAAGCAGCACTATTTGGACAAATGTGTACCAAACAGGGTATGGTAAAAAATACGTATGGCACAGGTTGTTTTATGTTGATGAATATTGGAGACAAGCCAATAGTTTCTAAAAACAATCTGCTTACCACCGTTGCATGGAAAATAAATGGAAAGACCACCTACGCGCTGGAAGGAAGCATTTTTATAGCAGGAGCGGTTGTGCAATGGTTACGGGATAGTTTAAAAATTATAAAAACCTCCTCTGAGGTAGAACAACTTGCCAGTTCTGTAGATAGTTCGGAGGGTGTTTATTTTGTACCCGCATTTGCTGGTTTGGGAGCTCCACACTGGAACCAACATGCCCAAGGAACCATTTTTGGGTTGACACGCGGAAGTACTGATGCCCATATTGCCCGAGCCGCCTTGGAATCCATAGCCTACCAAACCATGGATATTTTAAAAGCCATGGAAGCAGATTCTGGGATTTCCATAAAAGAACTAAGAGTTGATGGGGGAGCAACGGTTAACAATATGCTTATGCAATTTCAATCGGATGTTTTGAATACTGTTACTATTCGTCCTAAAATTATAGAAACTACGGTTATGGGAGCTGCATATTTAGCTGGACTTGCTGTTGGCTATTGGGAAAGTCCCGAAGAAATTCAAGATATTTGGCAAACCGATGTTCATTTTAGCCCATCAACAGACCGCGAACCTATTGAAACAGGAATCAAAGGCTGGTACAGAGCCATTGATGCCCTTGAACAGTGGACAAAAAATAATTAA
- a CDS encoding TspO/MBR family protein — MKKKVGYILITVAICLLIGFLSSFATQTSVNDWYLALNKPSFNPPNWLFAPVWTGLYILMGIAAGIVWSKGFHHIWVKTALYHFGFQLLFNALWSIVFFGFKSPAWALLVIFVLLTLIILTIRWFKVVSKLAAILLIPYMLWVCFATLLNYKIWELN; from the coding sequence ATGAAGAAAAAAGTTGGTTACATTTTAATTACGGTTGCAATCTGTCTTCTTATTGGTTTTCTATCAAGCTTTGCAACCCAAACCTCGGTAAACGACTGGTATCTAGCTTTGAACAAACCCAGTTTTAATCCGCCAAATTGGCTTTTTGCACCAGTTTGGACAGGGCTTTATATTTTAATGGGTATTGCTGCGGGAATAGTTTGGTCTAAAGGCTTTCACCATATCTGGGTAAAAACCGCCTTGTATCACTTTGGATTCCAATTACTTTTTAATGCTTTGTGGAGTATTGTTTTCTTCGGATTTAAAAGCCCAGCATGGGCCTTACTCGTAATTTTTGTTTTATTGACCTTGATTATTTTAACTATTCGATGGTTTAAAGTGGTCAGCAAATTAGCTGCCATTTTGCTTATTCCCTATATGCTTTGGGTATGCTTTGCAACTTTGTTGAATTATAAAATCTGGGAATTGAATTAG